The window GAAGGAGGTTGTGAGGGTACTGTGGTTTAAACTTGAATGGATTCTGATGGTGGGTTAAGGCTGTGAGTGAATTCGGTTTAGGAAAATTTAGGAAAATAAAGGGGGaaggttagggttgggctgtAGAAGGTTTAGGAGCAGAAGATTGGGGATGGGGAGCTTTAAACTTACTTGAAGATGCAGGCAGGGGGGATGATGGAAGCAGCagaaacttgaagaaaaatCGAATCTTGAAGAACACTTGAGAGAGAGCTTGTTCaaaccacccaggcttcacaccgcaaggtgtcgattggatcacacaccaatcccaccttgccttgatcaaacacaaagcaaacaaggagaagagaagcagcagcttgcaaacaacaattttaatttcataaaatggAGAATGAATAAGCTCCACGAATTGCATTAATTTAAGTAGGCTGAAAAGCCTTTACTCCTACTCAGCCTAGGAGTCTAAAGGACCCCTAGCCGACTTAATTAAACCCACACTCCTTTCTAAACCGTGGGAGTGTGGTGTGGacccaaaaaacagaaaattatataataaaagCAAGGTCactcaagtcacttaaattggaccactGGTTCAACCAGCTTGGGCCGGTCCAatttaaaaacattaaaaaaaaaacacttaaaaaaaaacaagtttggATCCACCACTAACACTACTGACTATGCTACTTGGACAGcagtttattcttcttcttcttgcggatgtaggGCTGTAGATCTGCATCAAAGCCTACCTCATCTCTTAGAGATATTTTAGGATTCAAAAGTGTATCTTCTATTCAATGAAACCCTATAAATATTACAATACAAAGAATAGTTATCGAAACCATCTATTCCCACCTCTCTCAtaactcctccaacttctctTCCTACTTCCCACGTAGATATAACTACTTAGTATATCATCTCTACTATACTAATAACTACTTAGAAATTACATTCCCCACCCCTGAACAAACAATGACCTGTCATACAACTAATAaccatggaccaaaatgaaatATTCCATGACCCATATTGTTTGGGTTTAGAGATTGAAACCAAGATTTAATTAATAACAAAGACCAGTTCACTAACACTAGACATCTAGTAGCAGTATCATGATCTTAATGATGTCTGATTCAGGAAGGAACTGGATGATGTCAGaaatcttgtttttttctttaaggTTCTAGGTGGTAAACAGTGGCGTTCAATGCCACTCAATCAATTTCAGCAGTGATTGGGAAATACTCCTTGCCATACTGCACAATTATCTCACACCTATTACAAATGTGAGAAGGTCACTGATAAGAACCATTAAGATGGTAAGCAGgttggttttttatttcttggagAAGGGAAACCTGCACCTGGTATCACTTAGAAATATTTTATACTTAACCATGTAGGCTGTTTTGTTCAGGCTACTTGTGGACTTCCCTGAAGGTCCACCCAGCCTGAGCCCATAATAATTTAGTGTGGATTTTGGTCCTGCCAATGGCCAAAGTTGCCCCAGCAACTGGTCCCAAACACACAACATCATCTGGTTCATCTAAATATCATCTGATCTCATGGGATGTTATTGGCAACTCCTAGGAGTTGGGAGAATCGGATGTGAGGAAGATAGTCAGTAGGAATCATGCCTTCCTCTGAAAATAGCAATTGAAGTTTTGACAACTAACCACCGAGATCTGTTATATTAGCTAATTTTGGCGCTGTCAATGACTGAAAGCAGACAGGTTAACATGAGCCATTATAGAAGCCAGTGGAAGGAGATCCTGAACATGAGAGATTTCCGTGAACGTATGAGGATGAAAGTTGGTTTTGGTGATAGAGTGGCTCTTTGGGATGACTGCTGGTCCACTGTCTGACCTTTGAAAGACATATCCCCAGATGTTTTTCAAACTGCATCTAGTAAGGAGATTCAGGTAATTgattatttattgatttcagGCATAGTTTGGAATCATCTTTACACATGCATGTGAATAATTGGAATTCATTGGAAAGTTGAACCTTCTAGTCTCTCTATTCTGTGTTACTTTTACCgcgggggagggggagggggagggagaggagggGACATGACTGACACATATAGAGATAGAAAATCTCTGGGAATTTCTCTGCAGGATCATCATATGCTGCCCTACTAGTTCCACCACCTGAACCTCCCTTCGTCCTCCATACTTTTCCTGCTTGTGGTGCTTGGGTTAGAAAGTCCCATTTAGAGTGCGATTTCTGGTCTGCACTGACACATCAGATCACCCAACTTCTATTGGTATCCTTTCCATTGTTAATCCTCATATATTCCTTGTGACTATTAGGTGGTGTTGTGTTGTTGTTTCGAGCTCTATGGTCATGACTTGTAATTTCCAGGAAGAAGTTTATAAGTTCCTGCCACTTGGCATGCCAGTGCTTTTGAGGCAAGGTGAAATACGATAGGAAACTAATTTCAGCCACCATTTGGTCCTTatggaagggaagggaagggatcGTATGATGGATATAGGTCCTGCATGTAGAGTGGTACTTATAATTAATGAGTGTTGTTGTTTTTTATGCTTATAGTTAATTGTATAGAATTGGTGCATTGGTTTCATAGACAATGAGGGGTGAGGACAGTACTATTTCCTTACTGTAAATGGGTTTTAGCCTGtcttgttttctatttcttgggGTTTAATGACCAGGCTGTCGTAATTTGCAAATTTGGATGCTATGCAGTCATAAATTCTTCAGCCTCAAATTGTAAACCGTGTTTGGGTTAttgactttttgttttttaatttccaCTCTACAGGTTTCAGATATGAAATGCTTGCAGCTTTGAGATTCTTCTTTGAATATTCAAGTGATGGTGGATTATTCATAAACTCATGTTTTGCTCATTGCCAGACTGAATCACAAGATACATGGCTTGCAGACAACTCTCCTAGATTGCACAATAAGGTATTTGAAAAATCTGTGTCCATCTTAAGATTTTTGTGATGGGGTGCATATAACAATGTCTTAAGTAGTATTGTTTTGTCTCTTAATCTTCGTCTATCCATATAATTCTATCTGAAGTTATGCAAAACTTTCTCAAAAATGCATTTCGAATTTTCTCAGACTTTGCAAAATTTCTAAACTTTGAAACTTGCCAGTTTCTATTGTTATGATCCGATTATTTTTATGCAGACAATTGCGGAGGCAGTTGGGGACTGGTATTTTGAGAGGAGTGTCATAAAAGAGATTGACTGCCCCTACCCTTGTGATACTACTTGCCACAACATTATACCACAGGTTTCAGGTAATACATTATTGGTGAAGAATGTGATTAGCTGCAAGAAATAATATAGTAACAACAGTTGAAACTAGTGCTTCATTGAAAATATTTGCTGCTACCTATATGACTTAAGGTTCATGATTAATGTCGAGTATTGACCTCCAAAATTTTGTGCACTTTGGACAAAGGAGATTTTTAGAAGTGGAATTGGGTACTGTCGGCATTCTATTCATTCAAAGATGTTGAGGATCTAACTATGGATGGAAGTTCATAGCAGAAGTGTCCATTCAGTTTGTCCTAGAGAAGGTCAAGGTTAGGTGGAACAACTGAGTTTTGGAAGCTTTTGCCTCACTGATGGAGGCTGCTAGCAGAGATCTTGGATGGATTACTAAGACAGTCCATGAATTCAGCACTGCAGACAGAATGCAATCCACTTCCTTAACACATGCTCAAAGTAGGAAAGAGCTAATTTGAGAGTTCCATTAGGTGCCATTTTTTTTTCGACCGAAAAGACATTTCCAGCATATCAGCTTCTAGGTATAAATTGTAATTTGCAAAATtctttataaatttaaaaaaattttaatttacatGACGAAGCTtatttgggcatgggattttgtGTACAAGAATCCAACCATTGATAGAGCTTCTTGTCTTAGTTGGTGGCAAGTTTATGGTAGTATGATTGACCAAGATACAgctactttttgtttttgttgaatgatattcaaaatttttaattggaagttcattcaaattttttgtattccttccaattaaaagaaaatctgTTGGGCTCTGggaaatgttaaaaataaaaaagattagcaagatgagagagggagagagagagagatgggtacACTAGGTTTCAGGATGTGGCACAATTTAAATCAACGGCTGCAAAACTGAGACTTCTGTTCTTCATGAAAGCAATTGATAGTTGATACTATTATTATCAGACTCTCAACCTAGATGCCCAAAGGTTGAAGAATCTGTTATTTCTCAGCTTTTATATAGACACATTTTAATACTCACCATTGAATACAATAGACAAAACTCTATACTAGTGTTCTattgaaattttaattcaaatacTTGTCGAAGAACTGCATAAATCCGAGAGGATTGATTTCAACAGCTCCAGGGCCTAGTTCTTCCCCAATATCAGGGGGTAATACTCCACCAACAACAGGTGGTAATTCGCCAGCAGTGGCAGGAACCCACACTCTTTGCTACCGAGGTATAGTAGAGATGCAACTTTTTCTGGTTATCACGGCAATGGTACAACTTTTTTGCTGATCGCAGCACCAATGCAACTTGGAATCTCGAATACAAACACTGTACTTGAACATGGAAGAACTGATGGATAACTCCTCTGATGAAACATCCAAGCAACACGAGCTGCAACCCTTCATCTTTCAACATAGCCTGGTTTCTTCAGCAAAGCTTGGCTAGTATAGTTGGCCATGCCCTGATTGAATCTACACTCAGTTCCATTGGAGAGAAGTGCAGTGATTTCTTCTGTTCACTTTGtcactttttctctttttacaCAGCAGCTTCAATATAGAATATCACCTTACTCTTATCAGATTGTATTGCAACCTATCTGTTCCTCCCTTCGCAGCTGCAGTGGAGTTCGCTGCTCTGTGCAGGGAAGCGAAATAAATTGCGATAGCCTGTAATGTTGGATAACTGGGCATGAAAGTCAATCCAATATTGCCATTGGAGTACTCTGAACAATGTGTTTTATGGTCAGTGCAGACAAGAAACAAATGGCAATATGACAATACTAACCAATGCATAAATTTTTTTCTCTGAATACTTTGCCGTTTGTAAATTTAATAAATTGTTCATCAGGCAATGAATTTGGGGCGTCAAGGATGCAGTGTTCGTCAATCCATGTGTGTAAAAGCCCATCAGATCTCAATCTCTTTCCATGAAGTGTAAAACCCAACGTAGAAGCATCAAATTCTAATTGAAGGGACCAACCAGCTTTACTAATGAAGGGTTTGGTTGTATTGATCATTTCCTGATGAGGAAGAGCAAACCAATAAGGAGATTTCTGGGCCGAGTTATAACCTCTTGATGCTGTTCTCCATATCTTTGAGACACCGCCTGCTTGGTGGAGATGGAGCCAAAAGCTTTTCCTCGCATTGACTAATTGGTCAGTATGACCTGACCATGCTTCTCTCCATTTGTAATAACAGAATTGAcgttccttcctcttcttcttctgtcttcttttcttctctccttggaTCCATGCTTTGTTGTCATTTTTTCTGCAACTGATTATCAAAATCTTCTCCATAAGCAACTAGCTAGATACAATGCAATGGcctgcttcttttcttttgctcCGCATGCAGTGTCCAGACAAGAAACAGATAGCAACTCATGAAGTCCAATCATGGGAATAGTAGAACACGAACAGCCAACCAAGAtcataaaaagggaaaaattggACAAGGGCAAAGCGTCACTGCCCCTCCTACTGATGTTTAGTGCTTCACAAGTTGCCATACCACAAGAGTTgggtttatttatttcttgagAGGAATCCAATGAGATCCAAGTGTTAACGATGACCAGCTAATTCATGATATGTACAACTCATTCAATGATGAATGAATGGGTCACACTAAATGCCATTAGGCGCGGTGAAATTTAGTTTTACTATCAAATGTCAAATTTGGGACACAATAGAGTCCCCCCAAAAATCACATTCAAACCAGCTAAGCTGAAGCACACTTATTGGTAATGGGTCTGTTGAATTCACCATGTAGTGGCAATCGACTTCCGGCGAGTACTCCCTGCAATTACCATGGAGATTGCAGAGAGCATCAACCTTACTCCTACTGGGGCAAGAGGGACAAAGACTTGTTCTATTGTATTTATTTGTGTgttttatttaagttttaaaatGACATTTTCCTCTCTCATGTTCTTCGAATAATCCATGGTTTTGctttaataaaacaaaaatcagaaacagTTTGGTGTTCTCTGTCGGGAGAGTGGTTCCTGTACATGcacggggccaatgagaacatgtGCATAAGTGCATTGGCATcataggggtagggtggtcattaaGCACCCTCTGTGTCTGAGCGTAGGCCATACCCTCCATAAAAACCTTTTCTAATCAAACACATTTATTACTAGATAGCTGATTTCAGTCACAGTCCAGCTTCTAAATGCTGAAGCTTAAGCTCAAGCTCGACTATACGAAGACCAAGCACGCTTTCCTCCTAGTTGATATCCTTCGGCTTTTTATTGCCGTTCGCTCACATCGATATTCatgcatttcttcttctttagaagCACAAAATCATCACTGTAATAATCAATCCTATGGCTTCTATCGATCTTCAAGTATTCCTTTCTCATTAGACTTGCAGAGTCCACGGGCTTCTCATGCTGTCGTCTTAAAAAATGGTCTTCAATCTGACTATTCGATCGCCATCGATCTTCTTCTCGCCTATTTCTTTAATGGGCAACTTTCCATTGCCAATTCCATTTTTTCTGTGCTCTTTGAAGCCAGTATCTATTCGCTGAATTCTTGTCTTAGAGAGCTTTGTCGTGATGGATTCTTTGAGAAAATCCTCAATCTGTACTGGGTTCTTCGGCTATCCAACGGAAAAGCAGACAATTTTACTTTCCCTTATGTGCTCAAGGCCTGTGTCACTCTTGCTGCCTTCGAAGAAGGTATCTTGATTCACTCACAGATCCTCAAATGTGGATTCAGCGAGAATATTTTTGTCGCCAATTCTCTCATAGATATGTATTCGAAATTTGGGTGTCTGCAATCTGCCCGTGAAATTTTTGATGAAATGCCCGAACGAAATTTGGTTTCCTGGAATTGCATAATTACTGGCTATGGATTGAATGGTTTCCCGGATACTGCACTGGAATTATGTACTTCACTGAAAGTGGAAGGCTTGAAATTAGACAAAGTGGGTTTGAAGATTGTTCTTCCCGCCTGCAGTCAATTGGGAGCACTTCGTCTTGGAAAATGTGTCCATGCCCATGTAATTGTTTCAGGTCTGTCTTCTGACACGATATTAGCTACCGCCATTATGGATATGTATGCCAAATGTGGCAGTCTGGGTATTGCTGAGAGACTCTTCAACGAGATTCCATGTAAAGATGTGATAACTTGGAATGCCATGATCAGTGGGTATTCCCAAGTAGGAGAACTGGAAATGGTACTCAAATTCTTCCATAAGATGCAGGTCGAGGGTGTGGGGCTCACAGTTGTTACTGTACTGGTTACCCTCCAAGCTTGCGCTGATTTTACAAGCCTTACAACAGGGGAGATCATCCATGGTTACATCGCAAGGATTGGACTTGTTTCAGATTCGTCGGTAGAGGCGCTTCTGATAAACATGTATTCAAAATGTGGAAAGCTGAATTTGGCTTACCAAGTGTTCAGATGGATATCAAGAGAAGATCTGAACTCATGGAGTGCCATAATTCATGGGCTCGGCATGCATGGATATGGAGAAGCTACTTTAATGGGTTTTTTCAAGAT is drawn from Telopea speciosissima isolate NSW1024214 ecotype Mountain lineage chromosome 1, Tspe_v1, whole genome shotgun sequence and contains these coding sequences:
- the LOC122654718 gene encoding pentatricopeptide repeat-containing protein DOT4, chloroplastic-like; its protein translation is MLKLKLKLDYTKTKHAFLLVDILRLFIAVRSHRYSCISSSLEAQNHHCNNQSYGFYRSSSIPFSLDLQSPRASHAVVLKNGLQSDYSIAIDLLLAYFFNGQLSIANSIFSVLFEASIYSLNSCLRELCRDGFFEKILNLYWVLRLSNGKADNFTFPYVLKACVTLAAFEEGILIHSQILKCGFSENIFVANSLIDMYSKFGCLQSAREIFDEMPERNLVSWNCIITGYGLNGFPDTALELCTSLKVEGLKLDKVGLKIVLPACSQLGALRLGKCVHAHVIVSGLSSDTILATAIMDMYAKCGSLGIAERLFNEIPCKDVITWNAMISGYSQVGELEMVLKFFHKMQVEGVGLTVVTVLVTLQACADFTSLTTGEIIHGYIARIGLVSDSSVEALLINMYSKCGKLNLAYQVFRWISREDLNSWSAIIHGLGMHGYGEATLMGFFKMLKKGINPDGLCFIIVLSACSHTGMVKEGCILFDYMVTQFQIQPKPEHYVAMVDLMGRAGFVNEAFKFIASMPLKPDISIWGAFLGACRIHGDFKMAKLSMDQVLMTDTRTAGYYNLILSIYASRGHWEEVLKIRSLIKHSGVHKVSGHSRCL